The Solidesulfovibrio sp. nucleotide sequence GACGTCCTCGGGCCGGGGCTGGCCGCGGCCATGGACCGGGCCTTCACCCCGCCGCCCGGAGCCGCGTTGCCCTTGCACCTCAATGCCCCGGCCGGGGCGCGCACCGAAACCATCCCCCCGGCCGACGCCTTCGCCGCCTTTTTCGGCCGGGCCTTCGCCGCCATGGACAAGGGGGCGGGGGCTGGGGAAGGGTTGCGGGAGGATCTGCTGGCCGACGCCAGGGCGTTGGCTATGCTGCGAAAGAGTGCCTCCGGCGGCCAGGAGGGGATGATCCCCTCCTGGACCTCCCCGATGGGGGGATAGGCCCCCGGAAGGGACACAGTGCTTGCGCCGTAACGGAAAGGAAAAACAATGCCGGTCAATGTTTGGGGATATTTGAAGGAATACGAGGCCGAGCGCGAGGAGATACTCGCCGCCGTCACCGACGTGCTGGGCTCGGGCAAGCTCATCCTGGGGCCGCACGTGGCCGCCTTCGAAGCGGAATTTTCCGCCTATTGCGGCGTGGCCCAGGGCGTGGGCTGCGACAACGGCACAAACGCCGTCATGCTGGCCCTTTTAGCCTGCGGCCTGGCCCCCGGCGACGAGGTCGTCACCGTCTCCAACACCGCCGTGCCGACCGTCTCGGCCATCGTCAGCGCCGGCGGGGTGCCGCGCTTCGTGGATATCGACCCGGCCACGTACCTCATGGACACGGGCCGGCTCGAAGCGGCCATAACGCCGCGCACCAGGGCCGTGGTGGCCGTGCACCTCTTCGGCCAGTGCGTGAACATGGAAGCCGTGCGCGAGGTGGCCGACCGCCACAAGCTCCTCGTCGTCGAGGACTGCGCGCAAGCCCACGGTGCGACGCGTAACGGCCAGGTGGCCGGTTCACTGTCCGACGCCGCCGCCTTCTCCTTCTACCCGACGAAGATCCTCGGCACCTACGGCGACGGCGGCATGGTGCTCACCGGCAGCGACGCCGTGGCGGCCAAGCTCAGGCGCCTGCGCTTCTACGGCATGGAAAAGACCTACTACGCCCTGGAACACGGCTACA carries:
- a CDS encoding DegT/DnrJ/EryC1/StrS family aminotransferase is translated as MPVNVWGYLKEYEAEREEILAAVTDVLGSGKLILGPHVAAFEAEFSAYCGVAQGVGCDNGTNAVMLALLACGLAPGDEVVTVSNTAVPTVSAIVSAGGVPRFVDIDPATYLMDTGRLEAAITPRTRAVVAVHLFGQCVNMEAVREVADRHKLLVVEDCAQAHGATRNGQVAGSLSDAAAFSFYPTKILGTYGDGGMVLTGSDAVAAKLRRLRFYGMEKTYYALEHGYNARLDEIHAAILRGKLKHLPAYIARRQALAARYDAALADTSLTLPATAPGNSHAYYLYVARHPRRDAVLAGLRERGVHCNVSYPWPIHTMTGYAHLGYTEGDLPETERAAGEIFSLPLYPSLTEAEQDTAIAALRDTLAALGE